The genomic region GGGCGCTTCGTATTACAAGAAGAAGACTACTTTTTTGCCATCATAGGCTATGGCGTGTACCGCACCCTAAGCTACGCTTGGGGCGATATCACCCCCTTGGAAATATGGTACCCGAACCGTAAAGGCAAAATAACCCTTAGCGAAAAAGATTTAAAAAAGGGGCTTATTCAAGCAGGAGGCATCTTTGAAGTAGAGTTTGAGCAAGATGCCCGCTATATATTGGTGCCTTTGCCTTTTGCGCAAGCCCTTATGCAGTATGAAGACGAGCGCTCAGCACTCGAAATCAAAGCGCAACCGGGCAAAGAAGTTTTATTGCAAAGGCAATTAAAAGAACTGCTGGGCGAAAAGTTTCTGGTGCTCAACCGAGAAGAACAACAAGCTGACATCCTTCGAGCCATCCACACCGAAAAGTTATTCGCCGGCTTGGCACTGGGCGTAATCATGCTTATTGCCGCTCTCAACATCTTCTATACCCTTTCTATGGTAGTCATAGAAAAAAATAAAGACATCAGCATTTTATGCAGTATGGGTGCCAGTAGAGGGCTTATCCGTCGCATCTTTCTTTTGCAAGGCATGATGATTGGGTTTAGTGGGGCAATTGGAGGGGTCGTAACCGGCACCCTCATTGTGTGGCTACAAGAACACTATGGATTCATCAAAATGGGCGTTGTCAGCAGCATAGTCGAAGCCTACCCGGTACGCTTGGCTTGGCAAGACGCCTGCATCGTCAGCCTCTGCATGATTCTGCTTACTACCCTGCTTTCGTACATTCCGGCACAAAAAGCAGAGCGTTCATTTCAAATGGAACAGCTTTAAAATTTCAACAAAATGATTAACTTGCTCATAGACCCGCAATGAAACCATCGCACGCAATGAAGCAACAGCATAGCCCGGTTTATGTTAAGCGCAGCATCTTGCCTTCCTTCAACGTCAATTCGATTCAGAGCAAAGCCACTCTGCTGCTTATCGCCTTGGT from Thermonema lapsum harbors:
- a CDS encoding ABC transporter permease; protein product: MKIDATAWFIARRYFRSRKRQKFIHRMTTLAWLGVAVSTMAMLLVLSVFNGLEDLLRQQFSKFNPDLKILPAQGKTFILNDSLRHQLDAIDAIAAYSEVIEDEAVVRYQEKQTVARIKGVSPNYGEVSDYPKHMLAGRFVLQEEDYFFAIIGYGVYRTLSYAWGDITPLEIWYPNRKGKITLSEKDLKKGLIQAGGIFEVEFEQDARYILVPLPFAQALMQYEDERSALEIKAQPGKEVLLQRQLKELLGEKFLVLNREEQQADILRAIHTEKLFAGLALGVIMLIAALNIFYTLSMVVIEKNKDISILCSMGASRGLIRRIFLLQGMMIGFSGAIGGVVTGTLIVWLQEHYGFIKMGVVSSIVEAYPVRLAWQDACIVSLCMILLTTLLSYIPAQKAERSFQMEQL